A single window of Treponema denticola ATCC 35405 DNA harbors:
- a CDS encoding CPBP family intramembrane glutamic endopeptidase, with translation MNKKVIKDLCILFMLYILVFYINSYIHKFLLNNFYNCYYALFGKYNKIVDLLISLLFIIVLYLLYLKEMKIIFTYKKLNFFFIVKSLIYILSIGMIYYIIYFIFDNAFLFNFFKYFNDILSGKKNITIYDILILEKSLRPCFEPFMFIATVIISPIFEEILYRGLMYNKLKEISNAFIGVLISSILFALLHIPKYGFGINTFFLFLVGILLAYCYEKSNNIYVPIFVHSINNFFIFLFNYVYFYFLIIIYFIIFIAGIIIAIQEIKKHLKARKTFNLVQSASLSESEK, from the coding sequence ATGAATAAAAAAGTAATAAAAGATCTGTGCATTCTTTTTATGCTGTATATTCTTGTTTTTTATATAAATTCGTATATTCATAAGTTTTTATTAAATAATTTTTATAATTGCTATTATGCTTTATTCGGTAAATATAATAAAATTGTTGACCTTCTAATATCTTTACTATTTATAATTGTTTTATATTTATTGTATCTAAAAGAAATGAAGATAATATTTACTTATAAAAAATTAAATTTCTTTTTTATTGTAAAAAGTTTGATTTATATATTATCAATTGGAATGATATATTATATAATATACTTTATCTTTGATAATGCTTTTCTTTTTAATTTTTTTAAATACTTTAATGATATTTTAAGTGGCAAAAAAAATATTACTATATATGATATTCTGATTTTAGAAAAATCGCTAAGGCCTTGTTTTGAACCTTTTATGTTTATAGCTACAGTAATTATCAGTCCTATTTTTGAAGAAATACTATATAGAGGGCTTATGTATAATAAATTAAAAGAAATAAGTAATGCCTTTATTGGTGTACTTATTTCTTCAATACTTTTTGCTCTTTTACACATACCAAAGTACGGTTTTGGAATAAATACATTCTTTTTATTTTTAGTAGGAATTTTATTGGCTTATTGTTATGAAAAAAGCAATAATATTTATGTTCCTATTTTTGTTCATTCAATTAATAATTTTTTTATATTTTTATTTAACTATGTATATTTTTATTTTTTAATAATTATTTATTTTATAATTTTTATTGCCGGTATAATAATAGCTATACAAGAAATAAAAAAACACCTAAAAGCGCGGAAAACTTTTAATCTTGTACAATCGGCTTCTCTATCGGAGAGTGAAAAATAA